One region of Rhodophyticola sp. CCM32 genomic DNA includes:
- a CDS encoding acetyl-CoA carboxylase biotin carboxylase subunit, with protein MFRKILIANRGEIACRVIKTAQAMGVRTVAVYSDADARARHVAMADEAVHIGGPAPKDSYLRGDAIIAAAQSVGAGAIHPGYGFLSENPDFVEAVEAAGLVFIGPSARAIRAMGLKDAAKALMSEAGVPVVPGYHGQNQDSEHLSGAADTIGYPVLIKAVAGGGGKGMRKVDAPGGFIEALESAKGEAATAFGNDAVLIEKFVDKPRHIEVQVFGDGTRAVHLFERDCSLQRRHQKVIEEAPAPGMTDEMRTEMGLAAVRAAEAIGYAGAGTVEFIVDGSDGLRPDRFWFMEMNTRLQVEHPVTEAITGVDLVEWQLRVAAGEPLPVRQEDLTISGHAFEARLYAEDVPKGFLPATGTLAHLAFPDGARADTGVRTGDVISPWYDPMIAKLVTHGPTRAVALARLEQALSRTEVAGSVTNLAFLRKLSRHEGFGAGDVDTGLIDRDLDALAAAPVACTRSRSLAALGALGLHEGGDPLAGFALWAPLRQSVQLGYQGDLLDIAVETLGSGRFRVSVGGATHEVVRNGGWHVDGAAVSANVVRHGAGISVFWGNNYGFELIDPLDVVVEGGAAAGRIEAPMPGLVKAVFVEVGQAVKQGDRLTVLEAMKMEHTLSSGRDGIVAEVLTREGHQVEAGAALIVLEEET; from the coding sequence ATGTTTAGGAAGATCCTGATAGCCAACCGGGGCGAGATTGCCTGCCGTGTGATCAAGACGGCACAGGCCATGGGCGTGCGGACGGTGGCGGTTTATTCCGATGCGGATGCGCGCGCCCGCCACGTGGCGATGGCCGATGAGGCGGTGCATATCGGCGGGCCCGCGCCGAAAGACAGCTATCTGCGGGGGGATGCGATCATCGCAGCGGCGCAGAGCGTCGGGGCCGGGGCGATCCATCCGGGCTATGGGTTTTTGAGCGAGAACCCGGATTTCGTGGAGGCCGTGGAGGCGGCAGGTCTGGTATTCATCGGGCCCTCCGCCAGGGCGATCCGGGCGATGGGTTTGAAAGACGCGGCCAAGGCGCTGATGAGCGAGGCCGGCGTGCCTGTTGTGCCGGGCTATCACGGGCAAAACCAGGATTCGGAGCATCTGTCCGGCGCGGCGGATACCATCGGCTATCCGGTGCTGATCAAGGCCGTGGCGGGTGGCGGCGGCAAGGGGATGCGCAAGGTCGATGCACCCGGCGGGTTCATCGAGGCGCTGGAAAGCGCGAAGGGCGAGGCCGCGACCGCCTTTGGCAATGATGCGGTTCTGATCGAGAAATTCGTGGACAAACCGCGCCATATCGAGGTGCAGGTCTTTGGCGATGGCACCCGTGCGGTGCATCTGTTCGAGCGGGACTGTTCGCTTCAGCGGCGCCATCAGAAAGTGATTGAAGAGGCCCCGGCACCGGGCATGACCGATGAGATGCGGACCGAGATGGGGCTGGCGGCCGTGCGGGCGGCGGAGGCGATCGGCTATGCCGGGGCGGGGACGGTGGAGTTTATCGTCGACGGCTCTGACGGTCTGCGGCCCGACCGGTTCTGGTTCATGGAGATGAATACGCGGCTGCAGGTGGAACACCCGGTGACCGAGGCGATCACCGGGGTTGATCTGGTGGAATGGCAGTTGCGGGTGGCCGCAGGTGAGCCACTGCCCGTACGGCAGGAGGATTTGACGATTTCAGGCCATGCGTTCGAGGCGCGGCTTTATGCCGAAGATGTGCCGAAAGGGTTTCTGCCCGCCACGGGAACGCTGGCGCATCTGGCCTTTCCTGATGGCGCGCGGGCGGATACGGGCGTGCGCACCGGGGATGTGATCAGCCCCTGGTATGACCCGATGATCGCCAAGCTGGTCACCCATGGCCCCACCCGCGCCGTGGCGCTTGCCCGGCTGGAACAGGCCCTGTCCCGGACCGAAGTGGCGGGGTCGGTCACCAATCTGGCCTTTCTGCGGAAACTCTCGCGCCATGAAGGGTTTGGCGCGGGCGATGTGGATACCGGTCTGATTGACAGGGATCTGGATGCGCTGGCTGCGGCCCCGGTTGCCTGCACACGCTCCCGGTCTCTGGCGGCTTTGGGGGCGTTGGGGCTGCATGAGGGCGGTGATCCCCTGGCCGGTTTCGCGCTTTGGGCCCCGCTTCGGCAATCGGTGCAGTTGGGATATCAGGGTGATCTGCTTGATATTGCGGTCGAAACGCTCGGGTCCGGGCGGTTCCGGGTGTCGGTGGGGGGGGCGACCCATGAGGTTGTGCGAAACGGTGGCTGGCATGTGGATGGCGCGGCGGTCTCGGCAAATGTGGTGCGGCACGGGGCCGGTATCTCGGTCTTCTGGGGCAATAATTACGGGTTCGAGTTGATCGACCCGCTGGATGTGGTGGTCGAGGGCGGCGCAGCGGCGGGCCGGATCGAGGCACCGATGCCCGGGCTGGTGAAGGCGGTTTTTGTCGAGGTGGGGCAGGCGGTGAAACAGGGCGACCGATTGACAGTATTGGAGGCGATGAAGATGGAACATACGCTGAGTTCCGGGCGCGATGGTATTGTGGCGGAGGTTCTGACCCGGGAAGGCCATCAGGTGGAAGCGGGTGCCGCGCTGATTGTTCTGGAGGAGGAGACATGA
- a CDS encoding glutathione S-transferase family protein encodes MIRLHHVPQSRSMRTLWLLHELGVTFDLLEWPFDKTLRSPEFLALNPAGRVPALEMDGRCLWETGALTEILCERFPEAGLGRAGQNAERADWLIWVHFAETISQHAAALTQQHEALYEDSMRSPIVMKIEAKRIEKCYQALETRLAGRAYLLEGGFSAADISCGQAVYMARHFTRLEPFEAAHAWYQRITGRPGFIASLPAGPGLYTRDYYEAWDG; translated from the coding sequence ATGATCCGTCTGCATCATGTGCCGCAAAGCCGCTCCATGCGGACGCTGTGGTTGCTGCATGAGTTGGGGGTCACGTTCGACCTCTTGGAATGGCCATTCGATAAAACCCTGCGCAGCCCGGAATTTCTGGCGCTGAATCCGGCAGGGCGGGTGCCCGCGCTTGAGATGGATGGGCGTTGCCTGTGGGAGACAGGCGCGCTTACCGAAATCCTGTGTGAGCGGTTCCCCGAGGCCGGCCTGGGCCGCGCGGGGCAAAATGCAGAGCGGGCCGACTGGCTGATCTGGGTGCATTTCGCCGAAACGATCTCTCAGCATGCGGCGGCGCTGACGCAACAGCATGAGGCGCTCTATGAGGACAGCATGCGCTCCCCCATCGTGATGAAGATCGAGGCGAAGCGGATCGAGAAATGTTATCAGGCGCTGGAAACCCGTCTGGCGGGGCGGGCATATCTGCTGGAGGGCGGGTTCTCGGCCGCTGATATCAGCTGTGGGCAAGCAGTCTATATGGCGCGCCATTTCACGAGGCTGGAGCCGTTTGAGGCGGCCCATGCTTGGTATCAGCGGATCACCGGGCGGCCCGGTTTCATTGCGTCGCTGCCCGCAGGGCCGGGGCTTTATACCCGGGACTATTATGAGGCCTGGGACGGATGA
- a CDS encoding hydroxymethylglutaryl-CoA lyase, whose amino-acid sequence MAEAVEIFEVGPRDGLQNEARPIPVAEKIALVDRLSQAGFRRIEVASFVSPKWVPQMADSAEVLAGITRGITRGQGIRYAALTPNMRGYEAALAAGADEIAIFGSASEGFSRANINASIEDSLARFRPVVEAARHIDLPVRGYVSCVTDCPYDGPVAPGQVAWLADQLFAMGCYEISLGDTIGQGTPDSIARMLLAVRDVVPAGRLAGHFHDTGGRALDNIDASLSLGLRVFDAAVGGLGGCPYAPGAAGNVASEAVARHLADLGYDTGLDIDAVEQAAAMAQAMREGA is encoded by the coding sequence ATGGCGGAAGCCGTGGAGATATTCGAGGTGGGCCCCCGGGACGGGTTGCAGAACGAGGCGCGCCCGATCCCGGTTGCCGAGAAGATCGCGCTGGTCGACCGGCTGAGCCAGGCCGGGTTCCGCCGGATCGAGGTGGCCTCTTTCGTCAGCCCGAAATGGGTGCCGCAGATGGCCGACAGCGCCGAGGTGCTGGCCGGTATCACACGCGGTATCACACGGGGGCAGGGCATCCGCTATGCGGCCCTGACCCCGAATATGCGCGGCTATGAGGCGGCGTTGGCGGCAGGCGCTGATGAGATTGCGATTTTCGGGTCGGCTTCCGAGGGGTTTTCCAGGGCGAATATCAACGCCAGCATTGAAGACAGCCTTGCGCGGTTCCGGCCCGTGGTGGAGGCCGCCCGGCATATTGACCTGCCGGTGCGGGGCTATGTCAGCTGTGTCACCGATTGCCCCTATGACGGGCCGGTTGCGCCGGGGCAGGTTGCCTGGCTGGCCGATCAGCTGTTTGCGATGGGCTGCTATGAAATCTCGCTGGGCGATACGATTGGCCAGGGCACGCCTGACAGCATCGCGCGGATGTTGCTGGCGGTGCGCGATGTGGTGCCTGCGGGGCGGCTGGCAGGGCATTTTCATGACACGGGCGGTCGTGCGCTGGACAATATTGATGCCTCGCTCAGCCTAGGGCTCCGGGTCTTCGATGCGGCTGTGGGCGGGCTTGGCGGCTGCCCCTATGCGCCGGGGGCCGCTGGCAATGTGGCCAGTGAGGCGGTGGCGCGGCATCTGGCGGATCTGGGTTATGACACCGGGCTTGATATAGACGCGGTTGAACAGGCTGCCGCGATGGCGCAGGCGATGCGGGAGGGTGCGTGA
- a CDS encoding crotonase/enoyl-CoA hydratase family protein: MMETIEIAVDMRGVATVTLNRPDKHNALDAQMIAELTGTAERLGRDPAVRVVVLTGAGQSFCAGGDLGWMRAQMGADGATRAREARNLANMLSVLDRMPKPLIGRVQGQAFGGGVGMMSVCDVALGVDGARFGLTEVRLGLIPATIGPYVVARMGAAWARRVMFSGRVFGAEEAVALGLLARAVPEAELDAAIEREVAPYLAAAPGAVAEGKALVARLGGGVDEAAIAMSVDALVARWENPESTEGIAAFFDKRKPGWQA, translated from the coding sequence GTGATGGAGACAATCGAAATCGCGGTGGATATGCGCGGGGTTGCAACCGTGACGCTGAACCGGCCGGACAAGCATAATGCGCTGGATGCGCAGATGATCGCGGAGCTGACCGGGACGGCAGAGCGGCTGGGCCGCGACCCGGCGGTGCGTGTGGTGGTTCTGACCGGCGCGGGGCAAAGCTTCTGCGCCGGGGGCGATCTGGGCTGGATGCGGGCGCAGATGGGGGCTGACGGGGCGACCCGCGCGCGGGAGGCGCGCAATCTGGCCAATATGCTGAGCGTTCTGGACCGGATGCCGAAACCCCTGATCGGGCGGGTGCAGGGCCAGGCCTTTGGCGGTGGTGTCGGTATGATGTCGGTCTGCGATGTGGCTCTGGGCGTTGATGGCGCGCGGTTCGGCCTGACCGAGGTGCGTCTGGGGCTGATCCCGGCGACAATCGGGCCTTATGTGGTGGCGCGTATGGGTGCCGCGTGGGCGCGTCGGGTGATGTTCTCGGGCCGGGTTTTCGGCGCGGAAGAGGCCGTGGCCCTGGGGCTTCTGGCCCGCGCGGTGCCGGAGGCGGAGCTGGATGCGGCGATCGAGCGGGAAGTGGCCCCGTATCTGGCGGCTGCTCCGGGGGCTGTGGCCGAGGGCAAGGCGCTGGTTGCGCGTCTGGGCGGCGGTGTCGATGAGGCGGCGATTGCGATGAGTGTGGATGCGCTGGTGGCCCGGTGGGAAAACCCCGAAAGCACGGAGGGGATTGCGGCTTTTTTCGACAAGCGGAAACCCGGTTGGCAGGCGTAA